TGGAGCAGTTGGAGAGATTGGATTTGGCATTTGAGTCGCTCAAGAAACTGTTGTTTGGAAACCTGCACGAGGTGCTGAGGGAGCAGTTGTTTGGGAATGTGGAGAAGTTGCAAGCTCCGCTGGAGAAGCCAGCAGTACCCAAGCAAGTACAGAATGGGGTTCCAAGGACGCTACCTTTAGAAAATTTGAGGTAATGGGGTTGGCTTATTAAGTTCTCCATTCTCATTTTGTTGTTTAGTTTTGGCACTTAAGGGTTTTATGGGCTCATGTTTCTTTGATAAATTTGAAGTTGGCATTAGTTCCAGTTAAATTTTATGTTACAAGGTTTTTTCTTTGATTTATTAAGAGAATTCCAAATTTTATTGAACAGATCCACTAAAGAAAGGGAATGGGATTAAGAATAGGAGTGCTGGTTTTCTAAATTTAAAGCTTTTAGTATAAGATTATGACCCAGAAAAATTCTATTATCACATTCTAATTTCTTGAGGTTTTAATGTTTTAAACCTTAGTGAGAGAGTGAGAAAGTGGGAAGTTCACAGCAAAAGAAATAATATTCAGAAAACCTTGGATACAAGAAATCTTGTTGGAGAGCAACTCTTTTCttctcatatacatatatatttctttttttttcttttggaattttgAGTTTAAGCTGAATTTCACTATTTTGGCTGGACTTCAAGCCCTTTTGTTCATTCAACACTGCTTGAAGAAACAGAAGCAACTGCTAAGAATGGTTAGAGCTAGTAGTTTTGGTTGGAGCATGGGTTGGGACAAATTATGCTGGAAATATTGTTTaatgatttaataataatttttcattttaaccTCCAGATGTCAAAATGCTGCTGAACATGGCGAAGCAGAGTCTGACAATCACTTCGATAACACCTCAAACCTCAAGGTTGCCGTTGTTGGATTTGGCAACTTTGGTCAGTTCCTTGCAAAAACATTTGTTCGTCAAGGACACAAGGTTTTAGCGTATTCTCGATCAAACTACTCTGATGTAGCTCAGAAATTAGGGGTTTATTTCTTCTCTAATGCTGATGATCTATGTGAAGAGCATCCAGAGGTGGTTCTTCTCTGTTCGTCAATTATTTCGACTGAGCAGGTTCTTAGGTCTTTACCTATTCAGAGATTGAAGAGAAGTACACTGTTTGTTGATGTTCTTTCTGTGAAAGAATTCCCAAGGAACTTGTTTCTTCAGATTTTGCCTTCACATTTTGATGTTCTCTGCACACATCCGATGTTTGGACCAGAGAGTGGTAAACATGGATGGAAGGATCGTCCttttgtttttgacaaagttaGGGTTGGCAATGATGAATCGAGGATATCAAGGTGTGAGCGGTTTCTTGATATATTTGCACGAGAAGGTTGTCAAATGGTGGAGATGACTTGTGCAGAGCATGATCATCATGCTGCAGGCTCACAATTCATTACACACACAATGGGAAGGGTTTTGGAGAAGTTGGGGTTGGAGTCAACGCCAATTAACACAAAAGGATATGAAACTTTGTTGAATTTGGTTGATAATACATCTGGTGATAGCTTTGATCTCTACTATGGATTATTCATGTATAATACAAATGCAATGGAGCAGCTGGAGAGGTTGGATCTGGCTTTTGAATCACTGAAGAAACAACTCTTTGGACAGTTGCATGGCATTATTCGGAAGCAATTATTCGGCTATGAAGACAACTTGCAGATTTCACAAGAAAAGACTGTCCTGCCAAAAATACTTAAAAAAGATGCTGCACTGGCACCTCCTGAAACTTTCAGAGTGTAAGGTATTGATGTTTTTGGTTAGTGGCAAATTACTTATTTATAGGCTACTGGTGGGTTTAGTTCCTAGAAGACTAGTGCTAATTGTCTTTGTGAAAATTagtaattttttttccatcttgatgatataaaatattaaaatgaaactTTGCCTCAAATTGTAAGAATGAAAATGCAACGCTGAGCACAGAGCTCCTGTGCCATGATGGGGATCCAGGAAAGGCTTAATGTACGACTGTACGTAACCTTCCAAATTTGAAAAGGCTGTTTTGGTGACTTGAACTCGCGACCTTCCTACTTGAGTGAAATGctcttgaaattaggaataacttcccaagagagagagagagagggggggggggggtgaattggcttttaaaaatttcttttaatttcttttgaaatactttaaacttcctttatttcttttaaccaattcttgacttgtttgtttaattttttaatcaatcgagaacttagttcctttatccaatcaataactcaattaaacaaccaatcaattaaacaatatcttcaagccaaacaatcaatttatttgccaagtacaagttaaacaacaaacaaccaaatcaagatataaaatattcagcactttggtaatataacaactcaagatggttatttgtttatattttccaaatttgaacaaagccctgtagtgaatgagaatttatgcttgctgatgtaaagtcttgtatagatgaatcaaatcactctttccaaatatttagaactcaaataaactcttggtaaatttatctttgggatgttaaccaagtaacgtactcccgtaaggtttccgcaagatatggtgtaaccaacgtactccttttcggtttccgcaactcaaatcaaaattaaaccttaagtttgtttgatttccaaatatatgcagtttatatgattttcaaatttaaaccattcacgcaatttaaatatgctgaaaataaagagtaagggaaagagagagtgagacggggggatttttacgaggttcagcttatacccagcctacgtcctcgcctttggcaaaccaccaaaggattcactagttcagttctgttgacgagtagaacaataccgattacaacactccttggttaaggctagagctcgccttctccaaacgatatcccctcgttcgatcactccttacataggctagagcccgcctctctaagcaatatccccttgcttagccaacgatccaaacaccttggaacgtcaatgagctacaagaaacacaagataaaatcttcatacaagtatactctctcaaagagcaagttagtacaatttcagcactatatactttgaatgtaaaatattaatatgaaatacaatgaaactcaagtgtagatttcaccaatatccttcttagaagaggattagcagtaggaactcaaagaaagaaggatcaacacttcagaattctcagcaaaagaatttttcaatgagtgaacaagagagctttggaagaacaagagttctttcagctttacaagcaaaATTTTCagttcttggatgagttttgattcgcaaaaccatgtatttataggctttcaaacttatttccatgttgtaaaagtttcctttaagtgttttccaaaattttagaaagtttggagctcaaacggctatattttaaaatattagaatttaaaaaattttcccgttgaatagtgttcagatgactgaagattcgagttcagtcatctgaagttcctgaaaccccttaaaaaatgaattagacacagggttagatgtctgaagtaaggttcagacgtttgaggtcgcaagttcagatgtctgaagtctcaagttcagatgtctgaactgctactgccactTTCTGTCTTGTtttctgacagcagtgaccccgcttcagtgttttggccataactttttctgtataactccaaattaggtgttcttggtgtcaaatgaaagcttagagaaaatcctacaactttcatgttgaccactttttaaaataatgagtttttgatagagaaaaattcaccttaatgcggctgtataaaaactgacagcaaatggaaaaactctttttgatgcttttcattccaaaaatgactctaacctttttaaaataatttttgaccttataaagatatttttcaggtattttaaaaagtatctaggtctaagttaacctaagagtttcaaaatatttcaaacgatattttaaacattaaagtatttacatgaaaacttctaaaacttttctcattctaggttcttgagtcttcatgttttgtccttggattgagtccatcttttcttcaagcttccatattcttggagctttctcactttgcctttcctggctcttttgactttaatatgtcttggctttcaacaactcattcatgtcctcatattcttcaaggtttcatatatcatctttaaatccatgctttgactcttttaagcttcatttgatccttgtgagcactttgaccttgctttctcatatatgagccttgaaatatcattactcacacaaatacattaaattacacttatttgttagcatcaaaacaagataacaagattttaagccttgtaaggccaagaatctccccctttttgatgatgacaaacaaggaccaaaaatttgagtaagccttaaaaaggctccccctttcaataagcttcatcaatattaatttcatcaataatgctcatcactttcttttggttttacaagttttttcaatcaatattaaatacttaaatacttcttatgaatatatattatgttcatgctcaattatgctcaatttttgcttcacaacttctcccccttttgacatcaatcaaaaagaaaagaaatgatttaaattcaaatacaaatcattttaagcatatcaataaccatgtattccaaacatatgtacacactcaagttattgttttttaatatagcatgtgtagtgtgtagctcacagcatttattcaagatactagctgatattaatttgatagtttttatgataccaatttaaaatttaaaatttaattcatgatatcaattgattaatgattcatgacactccccctgaattcaatacattcagttttgttaataattttgcttttatcatcctatgtaaaatattgaatcatgtCATgtatcaattatgcttttaagtttattattcatgcttcatattgattcatatcctgtatgttctcatgaatacactcatcaaataccaatatcatgctaagatcatcaatgtcacatcatgctcgtagacataatcatgctcataaataatttgactttgtgataccaagtgagcttttagatttgatatctattgaaatttttaacatgtgaaaccaaaaatactttataaataccaaagcttaatatcacatgatgtatagttcatggatattaatataactactatatctttcatagcttatagataaagagcagtatatttattcatgtgattcatttaaaatcatgcatgttcaagaattatccttataccAAAagtttatgcttaagctcaacaatttcattctcaattttcaacatagtgaaccatacttttcaatataaatcaagtcaagttgattaatacacatgtagcatatagcatatcaatacatcacatgtaggcaagtaagcatgtagcatgtaagtTATGTAACATCAAGGCACTTATATAATAagttcagatttgatattttctttatattttcttaagttaagcctagtAAAAAATTCattctatgattttggccaacaatgccattttctattttataaatgtgtgaagtcattatttcatttttgatacccatattttcttgggttcggaggatttttcaaggaaggtttcttttattctccaaacttgtttggttttaacacctttcctcttaaatggacattcaaactttatatgtccctttttcttacattgatagcataggGTGTTattgtaggcattagaagatgtgcaagtatagtttttggattctttcgagaaatatcccatgtaggaattttttttctttttattttcaattccattgaaaccaatgccttctttatttaaagacattctttgtaagccagtcatcttatcaagattttcttttcctttagtgaagttatgaatgatcttatctttatcttcaatctgactcttaagattttctatctctttcttgttatcaaccttcttttatgatttctctaactctagagataattttcttattttatcctctaatccagaaatatacatatctttctcatatactgtagaggatagggatcgaaggtcttctatcatttggtcattcttgctttctagtttctcaattttcaagttgttttctttttcagcaagatttttggattctatttctttcattgcagATTCATACTTATATTCAAATTgtttgagttttgagtctttatctctttcagcattctttaggaattctaactctttcattaaactttcattcttatttttcaatgaggtgttttgtttatttgctttcatcagcatcttatgtactttgaatagatcattttgaagttcatcataagacgGCATActttcatcacttgattcatcactacaagagtTATTTGAAGATTTGGTTGAGGAGTTTTcctcgttatcccatgccataaagcacgtgtaagcaacctcttgatcacttatttcattctctgaactacttgtactatcccaagtaatgactttcatagccttcttatttttctttttagaccctttctttaatagtggacattccagttttaaatgtccagctttattgcaattatagcatgtaggagttttatttttagatttctttttgctgatttcttcttcggattcatctgattcagaatttggatttcttctcttgaatttgtttctccttcttagtatccttgctagctttttaggtatgaaggcttcttcatcttcatccatttcactacttgagttttcttttaaggcttaaaggctattttttcttgggctttggttttcccactcttttcattcattatcatttcgtatgtgaggagagaacctataagctcatctaaggatgtatttttcaaatttcttctttcggttatggcagtggcttttggttcccatacggttggtagtcctctaagaattttccttatcatttcataagtagtgtaggtttttcctagtgcatttaagaaatttattatgtgagtgaacctagtaaacatattagttatggattcgtccgggttcattttaaaagtttcatattcacttgtgagcatatcaactctattatccctaacatccattgtaccttcatatgttacttctagtttatcccatatttccttaactgatttgcaagtcattactctattaaattcattagcatctaaagcacaatataacgcattcatagcactagcattaacttgtagtatcttgtagtctaggtcggtcatatcatttttctctttgggaatttgttttccatcaactatcttagtgggaatttggtcaccttccatgacaacttcccatgctttccaattcatagtttgaagaaatattttcattcttttttttccagaaggtatagttcaaaccacaaaagattggtggcctaagtgAAGaatgtccctctccaaagggagctacgcctaagttagccattacaatctttttatagcttctagttaagagttgctataaccccgctctgataccaattgaaattaggaatagcttcccaagagggggggtgaattggcttttaaaaatttcttttaattccttttgagatactttaaacttcctttatttcttttaattaattcttgacttgtttgtttaattctttaatcaatcgagaacttagtttctttatccaatcaataactcAATTAAACaacaatcaattaaacaatatcttcaagccaaacaatcaatttatttgccaagtacaagttaaacaacaaacaaccaaaccaagatataaagtattcagcactttggtaatataacaactcaagatggttatttgtttatatttgccaaatttgaaccaagccctgtagtgaatgagaatttatacttgctgatgtaaagccctgtatagatgaatcaaatcactctttccaaatatttagaactcaaataaactcttggtaaatttatctttgggatgttaaccaagtaacgtactcccgtaaggtttccgcaagatatggtgtaaccaacgtactccctttcagtttccgcaactcaaatcaaaattaaaccttaagtttgtttgatttccaaatatatgcagtatatgatttttaaatttaaaccatcctcgcaatttaaatatgttgaaaataaagagtaagggaaagagagagtgagacggggggatttttacgaggtttggcttatacccagcctacgtcctcgcctttggcaaaccaccaaaggatttactagttcagttccgttgacgggttgaacaataccgattacaacactccttggttaaggttagagcccgccttctccaaatgatatcccctcgttcgatcactccttacataggctagagcccgcctctttaagcaatatccccttacttagccaacgattcaaataccttggaacgtcaatgaactacaagaaacacaagataaaatcttcgtacaagtatactctctcaaagagcaagttagtacaatttcagcactatatactttaaatgtaaaatatcaatatgaaatacaatgaaactcaaatgtagaattcaccaatatccttcttagaagaggattagcagtaggaactcaaagaaagaaggatcagcacttcagaattctcagcaaaagaatttttcaatgagtgaacaagagagctttggaagaacgagtgctttcagctttacaagcagattttttaattcttggatgagttttgatttgcaaaaccatgtatttataggctttcaaacttgtttccatgttgcaaaagtttcctttaagtgtttttcaaaattttagaaagtttggagctcaaacggctatattttaaaatattagaatttaaaaaattttcccgttgaacagtgttcagatgactgaagattcgagttcagtcatctgaagttcctgaaaccccttaaaaaatgaactagacacagggtcagatgtctgaagtagggttcagatATTTGAGGTcgcaagttcagatgtctgaagtctcaagttcagacttctgaactgctactgccactTTTTGTCTTGTtctctgacagcagtgaccccgcttcagtgttttgaccataaatttttctgtataactccaaattaggtgttcttggtgtcaaatgaaagctaagagaaaatcttacaactttcatgttgaccactttttaaaataatgagtttttgatagagaaaaattcaccttaatgcggctgtataaaaactgacagcaaatggaaaaactctttttgatgcttttcattccaaaaatgactctaacctttttaaaataatttttgaccttataaagatatttttcaggtattttaaaaagtatctaggtctaagttaacctaagagcttcaaaatatttcaaacaatattttaaacattaaagtacttacatgaaaatttctaaaacttttcttattctaggttcttgagtcttcatgttttgtccttggattgagtccatcttttctttaagcttccatattcttggagctttctcactttgcctttctttggctcttttgattttaatatgtcttggctttcaacaactcattcatgtcctcatattcttcaaagtttcatatatcatctttaaatccatgctttgactcttttaagtttcatttgattcttgtgagcactttgaccttgctttctcatatatgagccttgaaatatcattactcacacaaatacattaaattacacttgtttgttagcatcaaaacaaaataacaagattttaagccttgtaaggccaacagccCTCACCATTGTGTCAAGGCTCTCCCTCTCAACGTGCAAGAGACAAGTTTTGGTTTATTTTTAGCTTTAAATTTTTTGGAAATCATTGCTTTAGATTTTGATGGCTAATAAGGGCATTTTGGTGTTTGTTGGGTTTGGGCCATTTGGTGAGGGGAAGGGGTGGTGGGTTAGAGTAGCTTACACTACGTCTATTAATAGTTTTGCTTATTCCTTCAACATAATTCCATAATTTTCCTGCAGTATTTATGATCCTGTATTTCTTTCGTCAACATGGAGATTACATGCAATATGTCAACAAGAGGCTTACCTTCTCTTACTACTACAGTTGCTAGTTTGTATTATTGTTGTCATCATTGTTGTTTTGTGGGGTTTTGATAGAAAACTGGAAATTCAAGATCTGGAAGTTGATATTAGTCAGTGACTTAAAGTAAACcgtcaacatatatatatatatatatatatatatgtatatgtatatatatcaatatattatatatacatggatattttttttatatatattatgtatatgtatatttgaTATTTTTGGCCTTACTATATTTGGATGGAATCATTTTTACAGGTTGGCCCAACTTCCATGGTTGGCAAGTGTTAttggttattttggtcatttagtatttattattgctATATTTGTTGGCATGAGTTTGTAATGATATTGTGGTCATTgttatgtacttgacatatattataaatagagggagaggccTATCTTTGCGattaggtct
This window of the Malania oleifera isolate guangnan ecotype guangnan chromosome 6, ASM2987363v1, whole genome shotgun sequence genome carries:
- the LOC131158178 gene encoding arogenate dehydrogenase 1, chloroplastic encodes the protein MVSLPSPVHSPPPLPTDRYLRQFPRRPSLSLLTPRPPSTLLASDALRRPLRLIFPRAAQPRYPDPQASGDSAALKIAIIGFGNFGQFLAKTIVSQGHTVLAHSRSDYSRVAQCLGVSFFPDAHDLCEEHPDVILLCTSIISTQRVLQSLPLHRFKRNTLFVDVLSVKEFPRNLFLRNLPGDFDILCTHPMFGPESGKNGWNGLTFVYDKVRVGSEDPRVLRCERFLEIFEKEGCRMVEMSCAEHDRYAAESQFITHTTGRVLEKLELDPTPISTKGYETLLDLVENTTGDSFELYYGLFMYNKNAMEQLERLDLAFESLKKLLFGNLHEVLREQLFGNVEKLQAPLEKPAVPKQVQNGVPRTLPLENLRCQNAAEHGEAESDNHFDNTSNLKVAVVGFGNFGQFLAKTFVRQGHKVLAYSRSNYSDVAQKLGVYFFSNADDLCEEHPEVVLLCSSIISTEQVLRSLPIQRLKRSTLFVDVLSVKEFPRNLFLQILPSHFDVLCTHPMFGPESGKHGWKDRPFVFDKVRVGNDESRISRCERFLDIFAREGCQMVEMTCAEHDHHAAGSQFITHTMGRVLEKLGLESTPINTKGYETLLNLVDNTSGDSFDLYYGLFMYNTNAMEQLERLDLAFESLKKQLFGQLHGIIRKQLFGYEDNLQISQEKTVLPKILKKDAALAPPETFRV